In Streptomyces sp. NBC_00704, a genomic segment contains:
- a CDS encoding xanthine dehydrogenase family protein molybdopterin-binding subunit — protein MSNEAVVAASPVEAAAPPEPVPHGIGASLQPADARAKTEGTFPYAADLWAEGLLWAAVLRSPHPHARILSVDTSHAREMPGVRAVVTHEDVPGRALHGRGTADRPVFASEVVRHHGEPIAAVAADHPDTARMAAAAVIVEYELLDPVIDPELAFEAEPLHPDGNLIRHIPLHHGDPAAAGEIVVEGQYRIGRADPAPIGAEAGLAVPRPDGGVELYLASTDPHTDRDTAAACFGLEPERVKIVVTGVPGATADREDQGFQLPLGLLALKTGCPVKLTVTREESFLGHAHRHPTLLRYRHHADAEGRLVKVEAQILLDAGAYADTSAEALAAAVSFACGPYVVPNAFIEGWAVRTNNPPSGHVRGEGAMQVCAAYEAQMDKLAKKLGVDPAELRLRNVMATGDVLPTGQTVTCPAPVAELLQAVQEYPLPALPKDTPEEDWLLPGGPEGAGEPGAVRRGVGYGLGMVHMLGAEGADEVSTATVKVQDGVATVLCAAVETGQGFTTLARQIVQETLGVDEVHVAPVDTDQPPAGPGCRGRHTWVSGGAVERAAKMVRTQLLQPLAHKFGMSTELLQITDGKITSYDGVLSTTVTEEMRGKELWATAQCRPHPTEPLDAAGQGDAFVGLAFCAVRAVVDVDIELGSVRVVELAVAQDVGRILNPAQLAARIEAGVTQGVGIALTENLRTPRGLIRHPDLTGYALPTALDAPDIRIVKLVEERDVVAPFGAKAASAVPVVTSPAAIASAVRAATGRPVNRLPIRPQAAVVTDR, from the coding sequence GTGAGCAACGAAGCAGTCGTCGCGGCGAGCCCCGTGGAGGCCGCCGCGCCCCCGGAGCCCGTCCCGCACGGCATCGGCGCCTCCCTCCAGCCCGCCGACGCGCGCGCCAAGACCGAGGGCACCTTCCCCTACGCGGCCGACCTGTGGGCCGAGGGCCTGCTGTGGGCCGCCGTCCTGCGCTCACCGCACCCGCACGCGCGCATCCTGTCCGTCGACACGTCCCACGCGCGGGAGATGCCCGGCGTGCGGGCCGTCGTCACCCACGAGGACGTCCCCGGCCGCGCCCTGCACGGCCGCGGCACGGCGGACCGGCCCGTGTTCGCCTCCGAGGTCGTGCGCCACCACGGCGAGCCCATCGCGGCCGTCGCCGCCGATCATCCGGACACCGCGCGCATGGCCGCCGCCGCCGTCATCGTCGAGTACGAGCTGCTCGACCCGGTGATCGACCCCGAACTCGCCTTCGAGGCCGAGCCCCTGCACCCCGACGGCAACCTGATCCGGCACATCCCCCTGCACCACGGCGACCCCGCCGCCGCCGGCGAGATCGTCGTCGAGGGCCAGTACCGCATCGGCCGCGCCGACCCCGCCCCGATCGGCGCCGAGGCCGGCCTCGCCGTGCCCCGCCCCGACGGCGGCGTGGAGCTGTACCTCGCCTCCACCGACCCGCACACCGACCGGGACACGGCCGCCGCCTGCTTCGGCCTCGAACCCGAACGGGTGAAGATCGTCGTCACCGGCGTGCCCGGCGCCACCGCCGACCGCGAGGACCAGGGCTTCCAGCTGCCGCTCGGACTGCTCGCCCTGAAGACGGGCTGCCCGGTGAAGCTCACCGTCACGCGCGAGGAGTCCTTCCTCGGCCACGCCCACCGGCACCCCACCCTGCTGCGCTACCGCCACCACGCCGACGCCGAGGGCCGGCTGGTGAAGGTCGAGGCGCAGATCCTGCTGGACGCGGGCGCGTACGCGGACACCTCCGCCGAGGCCCTGGCCGCCGCCGTCTCCTTCGCCTGCGGCCCCTACGTCGTTCCGAACGCCTTCATCGAGGGCTGGGCGGTGCGCACGAACAACCCGCCGTCGGGCCATGTGCGCGGCGAGGGCGCGATGCAGGTCTGCGCCGCCTACGAGGCGCAGATGGACAAACTGGCGAAGAAACTCGGCGTCGACCCCGCGGAGCTGCGGCTGCGCAACGTGATGGCGACCGGCGACGTCCTGCCGACCGGCCAGACGGTGACCTGCCCCGCGCCCGTCGCCGAACTGCTCCAGGCCGTCCAGGAGTACCCCCTCCCGGCGCTCCCCAAGGACACGCCCGAGGAGGACTGGCTGCTGCCCGGCGGCCCCGAGGGCGCGGGCGAGCCGGGCGCGGTCCGCCGGGGCGTCGGCTACGGCCTCGGCATGGTGCACATGCTGGGCGCCGAGGGCGCGGACGAGGTCTCCACGGCGACCGTGAAGGTCCAGGACGGCGTCGCGACGGTCCTGTGCGCGGCGGTCGAGACCGGCCAGGGCTTCACGACGCTGGCCCGTCAGATCGTCCAGGAGACCCTCGGCGTCGACGAGGTCCACGTGGCCCCCGTGGACACCGACCAGCCGCCCGCGGGCCCCGGCTGCCGTGGCCGCCACACGTGGGTCTCCGGCGGCGCGGTGGAACGCGCGGCCAAGATGGTCCGCACCCAGCTTCTGCAGCCCCTGGCGCACAAGTTCGGCATGTCCACGGAACTGCTGCAGATCACCGACGGCAAGATCACCTCCTACGACGGCGTCCTGTCGACGACCGTCACGGAGGAGATGCGGGGCAAGGAGCTGTGGGCGACGGCGCAGTGCCGCCCGCACCCCACCGAGCCCCTGGACGCGGCCGGTCAGGGCGACGCCTTCGTCGGCCTCGCCTTCTGCGCGGTCCGCGCGGTCGTCGACGTCGACATCGAACTGGGCTCGGTGCGGGTCGTCGAACTGGCGGTCGCCCAGGACGTCGGCCGGATCCTGAACCCGGCGCAGCTCGCCGCCCGCATCGAGGCGGGCGTGACCCAGGGCGTCGGCATCGCGCTCACCGAGAACCTGCGCACCCCGCGCGGCCTGATCCGCCACCCCGACCTCACCGGCTACGCGCTGCCCACGGCCCTGGACGCCCCGGACATCCGGATCGTCAAGCTGGTCGAGGAGCGGGACGTGGTCGCGCCGTTCGGGGCGAAGGCGGCCAGCGCGGTCCCGGTGGTGACCTCGCCCGCGGCGATCGCCTCCGCCGTGCGCGCCGCGACCGGCCGCCCGGTGAACCGGCTGCCGATAAGGCCGCAGGCGGCCGTGGTGACGGACCGGTGA
- a CDS encoding SUKH-4 family immunity protein: MGTTRTTTATTTTTPTTTPTIIFTEDELNPYAAHAPKHRRPATTGPALPQRPPHDALSTYPGGEIPATSLPHDHPGLPASLPLAPGLEELVRLATAVDELAALRGQFTAYASRLGPRAVAEARRGLLAVFEPDETGPEHTRYATPVMPGASVMPGLLRQLAAVIRPLAPATGPCTASGLALDLPARFLGEESGPGAVVRFDDVDCPQALTHAPTRRFLRERGLPEKAARFSVETDAPLRTLAEHAADSQADGHGDGDALAGQRLPAGADRLIRLGGLTADTAIVLDGATGAVLVRSERDLGLRPLNADISTLALTLRLTRHEHALTAVHALTATYDRLADTMCRTLSDSAHPTPCTLPSDGATAHPGPPA, from the coding sequence ATGGGCACGACCAGGACCACCACCGCCACGACGACGACCACACCGACGACCACGCCGACGATCATCTTCACCGAGGACGAGCTGAACCCGTACGCCGCACACGCACCGAAGCACCGCCGGCCGGCCACGACCGGCCCCGCCCTGCCCCAACGCCCGCCGCACGACGCCCTGTCGACGTACCCGGGCGGTGAGATCCCGGCCACCTCCCTCCCGCACGACCACCCCGGCCTGCCGGCCTCCCTCCCGCTCGCGCCCGGCCTGGAGGAACTGGTGCGCCTGGCCACGGCGGTGGATGAACTGGCGGCCCTGCGCGGCCAGTTCACCGCCTACGCGAGCCGGCTCGGCCCGAGGGCCGTGGCGGAGGCAAGGCGAGGACTGCTGGCGGTCTTCGAGCCGGACGAGACCGGCCCGGAACACACGCGGTACGCCACGCCGGTCATGCCGGGCGCGTCGGTCATGCCGGGCCTCCTTCGGCAACTGGCCGCGGTGATCCGCCCGCTGGCCCCCGCGACCGGCCCGTGCACCGCGTCCGGCCTGGCCCTCGACCTGCCGGCGCGTTTCCTGGGCGAGGAGTCCGGCCCCGGCGCGGTCGTCCGCTTCGACGACGTCGACTGCCCGCAGGCGCTCACCCACGCCCCCACCCGCCGTTTCCTGCGCGAGCGGGGCCTGCCGGAGAAGGCCGCCCGCTTCTCGGTGGAGACGGACGCGCCTCTGCGGACCCTCGCCGAGCACGCCGCCGACAGCCAGGCCGACGGCCACGGCGACGGCGACGCCCTGGCGGGACAGCGGCTCCCGGCCGGCGCCGACCGGCTGATCCGCCTGGGAGGCCTGACGGCGGACACCGCCATCGTCCTGGACGGCGCCACGGGCGCGGTGCTCGTCCGGAGCGAACGTGACCTCGGCCTGCGCCCCCTCAACGCCGACATCTCGACCCTCGCCCTCACCCTCCGGCTGACCCGGCACGAGCACGCCCTGACCGCGGTGCACGCCCTGACCGCGACCTACGACCGCCTCGCCGACACGATGTGCCGCACCCTGTCCGATTCGGCCCACCCGACCCCCTGCACCCTGCCGTCCGACGGTGCGACGGCCCACCCCGGCCCACCCGCCTGA